CAAAAAACAGCAACGAAAACTGgccaaacaaaaggaaaagcacCTGAAGCATTTGGGCCTGCAAAAAAATCACAGAGATGAGCCCTCGGATAACGACAGTTCCAATACGGACAATGAATTCTTTCCTACTACAAGGGTGCAAGTGGGAAAACCAAGTGTTACTTTGAGAGTAAGGAATAGTGTTACCAAGGAGCTTCCCACCACAGCCACTTTGAAATCACGCCGGAATCCAGTCGTGCAGGCAGCCAAACTCACGAGAAGGATAGGTGCAAGAGCCGCCGGTGAAGTTACTGAGGCAGCCCGAGCAAGTGTGCCAATTTCTACACCTGATGCGGAGCAGCTTCACTCGTTGGACACTTCTATTCAAGCTGATGTTACGCCCATAAGAGACTTAGATATGAGGCCCAGCACCTCCAGAGTGTCAAAGTTTATTTGTCTATGTCAGAAGCCTTCCCAGTATTATGCCAGGAATGCCCCGGATTCATCATACTGCTGTGCCATCGATCACATCGACGACCAAAAAATTGGCTGCTGCAACGAGCTGTCCTCAGAGGTTCACAATCTACTCAGACCCAGCCAACGCGTTAGCTATATGATCCTATGCGATGAGCACAAAAAGCGCCTACAATCACACAACTGCTGCGCAGGATGTGGCATATTTTGTACACAGGTAAAGACAGAATTATTATTGTGAACTGCAATCAAATactttaattatatttcaggGAAAATTTGTGCTATGCAAGCAGCAGCACTTCTTTCATCCCGATTGTGCCCAGCGATTTATTCTAAGCACTTCGTACGAGAAGGAACTCGGCGATGAGGAAGATCAGGGCGTCAAATTCAGCAGCCCTGTCTTAGTGCTTAAGTGCCCCCACTGCGGATTAGATACACCAGAACGGACCTCCACGGTGACCATGAAGTGTCAGTCCCTGCCTGTCTTTCTGCGCACGCAAAAGTACAAGATGTAAGTAAATAGTATTGCAGATTGAGCGTGTTTTagatttaattcaaatatttgtcaaatgtattaataaattCTTCACTAACCATGCAGCAAACCCGCTAGATTGACAACCTCTTCGCATCTAACCCAATTTGGAACAGTTGAGAATGCCAATACCCCAGGAGCCACCGCCAGGAACAAGGGAGGACTATCCACCGCCGTAACCTTAAGCGCGGCATCAAGTCCTGCCTCAAAAACAAATGGAGCCCAGAGAGGCAGGGCGGGCACCTCCAATTCTAACTCCAGGCATGCTCTTAATTCGATCAACTTTGCTCAACTTATACCCGAGTCCGTAATGAATGTAGTGCTGCGGGGCCACGTGGTTTCTGCTAGCGGTCGCGTGACCGCAGAGTTTACCCCGCGGGATATGTACTATGCAGTCCAAAACGATGACTTGGAGCGTGTAGCGGAGATTCTGGGTAAGTTTGCTTGCACTCGGCATTTACGATATAAAGGCTTAATGCTTTTGGAATAGCTGCCGACTTCAACGTGCTGACTCCCATACGGGAGTACTTAAATGGCACCTGCCTTCATTTGGTGGCCCACTCGGGCACACTTCAGATGGCCTATCTCCTTCTCTGCAAAGGAGCAAGCTCACCGGATTTCGTTAATATTGTGGATTATGAACTGCGGACTGCTTTAATGTGTGCCGTGATGAACGAGAAGTGCGACATGCTGAATCTATTTCTTCAATGTGGTGCGGATGTGGCCATTAAGGTTTTTATGCCTCCTTACTCCAAATGATCTATAATCATTATAAACTATACTTTCAAAAGGGTCCCGATGGTAAGACCAGTCTGCATATTGCTGCCCAGTTAGGCAACTTGGAAGCCACACAGTTAATTGTAGACAGCTATCGAACTTCTCGAAATATTACCAGTTTTTTAAGTTTCATTGATGCCCAGGATGAAGGCGGTTGGACGGCCATGGTCTGGGCAGCAGAGCTGGGGCACACGGATATAGTTAGGTTGGCTTCTCTGCCCCAAGCGGTTTTCTTAAAgctaattaatatttttctcttcATTAGCTTCCTGCTTAACCAGGATGCTGATCCAAACATATGCGACAATGACAACAATACGGTGCTGCACTGGTCTACGCTGCACAATGATGGTCTGGACACGATTACAGTACTGCTGCAGTCAGGGGCGGACTGCAATGTACAGAATGTAGAGGGCGACACGCCTttgtgagtttttttttaccaatcAATGGAGTGATgttatataacatatatataaattttaggCACATTGCTTGCCGGCATTCTGTCACCCGCATGTGCATCGCGTTAATAGCTAATGGAGCCGATCTAATGATTAAGAACAAGGCGGAACAACTGCCCTTTGATTGCATTCCGAATGAGGAGTCTGAGTGCGGTCGCACTGTAGgttttaatatgcaaatgcgTAGTTTCAGGCCTTTGGGCCTCCGTACCTTTGTGGTTTGTGCAGATGCGTCGAATGGCAGGGAGGCACGACCAATCCAGGTGGTTCGCAACGAACTGGCAATGTCTGAAAATGAGGATGAGGCCGATTCGCTTATGTGGCCGGATTTTCGCTACGTAACACAATGCATTATCCAGCAGAATTCAGTGCAGATTGACCGACGCGTTTCTCAAATGCGCATCTGCTCCTGCCTGGATAGTTGCAGTAGCGATCGCTGTCAGTGCAATGGAGCCTCCTCGCAGAATTGGTACACGGCAGAAAGTCGGCTAAACGCCGACTTTAACTACGAGGATCCTGCGGTAATCTTCGAATGCAACGACGTCTGCGGTTGCAACCAGGTTAGAGTCTTGGCTATCGGAAATAATCCATTTTATACTAAACTTAAACTTTTTCTATTCCTTAAATAGCTGTCCTGCAAAAACCGCGTGGTGCAGAATGGTACACGGACACCCCTACAAATTGTCGAGTGCGAGGATCAGGCGAAGGGCTGGGGAGTACGGGCGCTGGCCAATGTACCCAAAGGCACTTTTGTGGGCAGTTATACGGGTGAGATTTTGACCGCGATGGAGGCAGATCGACGCACCGATGACAGCTACTACTTTGACCTGGACAACGGGCACTGCATCGATGCCAACTATTATGGAAATGTAACCCGGTTTTTTAACCACTCGTGTGAGCCGAATGTTTTGCCCGTTCGTGTTTTCTACGAGCATCAGGACTACAGATTCCCTAAGATCGCCTTTTTTTCCTGCCGTGACATCGATGCCGGAGAGGAAATATGGTAAGTCGACCCAACCATTTGAAAGCAAAGAGATAGATAGACAAACGATAATTATTTTACAGTACATTTTTAAAGACATAAGGAACCACAAATAAGCATTTGcttcttttttaattgttatgtttctgctaaaatataaatattcgtTGCATAGTAGGTAAAATTGAAAGGATTCGTTTGATCAGAATTAAGGGTTGGAAATTTTTGTTGACCCTATTTAGATTGATCACTCAACGTGAAAATCACTCTTTGTTGTTTCCTTTAGCTTTGACTACGGAGAAAAATTCTGGCGCGTGGAACATCGCTCCTGTGTTGGATGTCGATGCCTGACAACAACCTGCAAGTACGCCTCCCAATCCTCAAGCACAAATGCCTCGCCTACGAATGCAACAACGGCACCGGAAAATGAAACGGGAACGCTGTCGTCTACAAATACGGAGAAAATTGGACACGCGTAGGCTAAAACCACCTAAACCTGAGATGATTGCAGATTTCACAGTCTCATCCAACAAATAAAATCCCCACCTAAACCATCAGCAACCAGATGAGCCGGGCATATAAAATCGCAGCAACCCCAAATTCGATaacaatatttgtaatatAAACATTGAATCGTTATCGAAGCCCGGTCggctttctttcttttttgacTGCCAAATGTTTCGTGGTTAACCactttttatctatttttacGTATACAAATAgtgtttgtttattattaattttgtttgatttgtatTAATGTTTTACGCCTTAttaataatgtttttattcTTAGTACCtgtaaaaacaaattagtttATACTTTCTGCGCGAAACAAACTAATGACATAAGAAGGGCATATCAAAATTGTTTCCCGATATTGTGGGTGTGCGTGTTTCCGGAACGTAAATgttttaaacttaaaattagACTTGGACATTACCAGGCATAAAATAGAATTGTAATGGAGGAAAGACCATCTAGTCATAAGAATGAAGGAGACAAAGTATTTCCatagaaaagagaaaaaaaattttttttaatagaagtagtcggtttttttttttaatttgtatgagCTCTGgagcatacatatgtaaatacgTGATACGAAAAAGTAATACGTTTGATTTTACCGTTAACCATGAAAATTAGACCGTTTAAATTGACCTGTAATGGGCAACTAAATGTTACTCGCAACCAAAAGTAAAGGAGGAATtatttagcaaaaaaaaaaaacattgtcTATATTATGGATTACATGTTTTGTGCAGGGTGAAGTACATACATACCCCCAATTGATTACCACTCTACCAATCCCATCAAATCTGAAGTCTATCACGTATACAAATTTTTCAGTTTGCTAAGCAAGCCAAGCCACAAGTGcctaaaagaaaattatttcttACCCGGTTGCCCTTTAGGATAACCCTAATTTTACTATAAAGCAATATAGTTTTTTTAGGCTGTAAATGTTAACGCGGGGTTTGTATGTGTAATTAACTTTGTCTGTTTAAAACGgcaacatgtaatttaagtcgCAAGATTTTCCGTTTCAGCAACAAAGTCATAGGTCACCGAAAGGCGCTTCTTTGATTTTCTGCTGGCATTTTTATCCATATTTATGTAACCACGACAAGAGTAAtgatgaaaatatatttatacagaTCAGTGTCCCTTGGCGGTATTAACTGTTACGGCTGACAGTTTAAGCTGTCATCTTaatgcatttgttttttgtttttcttttgcaataaaatttGTAAGTTTTACGCATAATTGAAAGAATAGGTATGCAAGGAGTCATTTTTCGAGTGCAGCTACGTTAATGTTTAACCATAAAATATTGAATTGATTAAATTCGCCATAAATAGCACAGCAGAAACGGtgcaaacaataaacaaatattatcgTGTGCAGTTAAAATTGACTTTTTAATGCGGCTCCATTTTTGGGTCGGTGTTTACTATTTGATCAAgggcttaaatatttttgtctTAATACGAAAAAACGCACAGATTTGGTAAAGGCTTAACTTAAAATTTCAGCGCCCAATCACCCCCTTCAGAGTTGCCACACGTTGTTACACTAAGTTATCGAAACGAACAgctgatttttgttttgtaatatttgaggttggtttttgttggctgaaatattattacattaaattAGATATGGACCTTTTACTTCAAAGCGTTTGACAAGTTGAACATCAAACGGAAATCTATTATAGCCCCAATTGGCGAGaccatcaaataatcattggAAAACAACCTGAGATGAGTTTTCCAGACAAGGCGGAGCGCAAAAAGTGCTGGAACAACCGGGACGAGTATTGGAAATGTCTCGAGGAGCACGCCCCAAAGCACAGTTCTACCAGTGGGGAAAAGGTACCAACCCCCTGCCAGAGTCTTCGCAAATCATTTGAGCAATCCTGCCCTGGTCAATGGGTAAAGCACTTCGACCGCAAGCGTACTTATGACCAGTTTAAGGAAAAAATGGCCCAGGGTTATGATCCCTTGGAGGACCGTACGAAGGCCGAGAAGCAAGCCAATTAACCCTTAACCCGCCAAGAGTTCTAGGAGTACTGTTGACCAGTTTATACCCGTGTTTGTGTACTTTTtatggtaaataaataaactatatAATAACTACAAAGAAACCACatttacaatatatgtatgtacatatgcattaATGGCAGATGGTACTAAGCATGTCCTAACTTGTCTTCTAAATTGTGGATTGATTTCGTATATACTTTGAAAATAAAGCTAAAAAGTAGtggcttattaatttatatttatttatttctcgaCATGACATGCCCATTGTGGGGTTAATATTTCTGTTTCTGTAATCAGTGTTCCCACTCCAGAGTTCTTTACTGAATTATCGATAACTAGAAGCAAAATGGTTGCATGCatattaatttatgtattGTAG
The DNA window shown above is from Drosophila melanogaster chromosome X and carries:
- the G9a gene encoding G9a, isoform B: MTDFVELMNSMSSTFNSDCATSTAEGGTLLNLNLAEDKTLKWRNLANNQFASKEKKHKDKEEEERKEARNQEEIEDIKALLADVVDAAAVKLEEEEAQNAEKVEPHTKCEIEEEGRKEMEYDQDVAKQDSEMEKKQNGKATSITVKMESNERAEKHATEIATTSTERWENESFKTEQQNKKAAEKEEEPILAATQKLEANAEPLTTTRIEVAVASPLVVSSASVKLAADATNQMRAATSAGAATLADKNVQVSPGGTRRSRRTPRPIDTPTSVTDEHVQVENKKFGKSEQYTDCSSHLERFTLDDNTAIVRLQLKSEPDKPSLTALSPEENSAPAPKRGRGRARKIRPDAEVETSEVILPCEDSLGEKKPGRKRKLPDEPIDQQQLSDLVVVKTEQEELGDAPLGDVKRMRRSVRLGNRLHADGSPWEEVKTEALHPQPSAELSFAEVTSEILPLAVLDEKTPPKKRGRKAKTPCVKLESETSCGLPFANGNKKTNSSGGCELQLPKRSKRRIKPTPKILENDELRCEFETKHIERMTQWESAAAVDGDFETPTTGGNGSNSSTSRQKSDKSDGSNFEGGPGHPAGTSAIKKRLFSKSQRDIENYGAAMLAKSKLPPCPDVEQFLNDIKASRINANRSPEERKLNKKQQRKLAKQKEKHLKHLGLQKNHRDEPSDNDSSNTDNEFFPTTRVQVGKPSVTLRVRNSVTKELPTTATLKSRRNPVVQAAKLTRRIGARAAGEVTEAARASVPISTPDAEQLHSLDTSIQADVTPIRDLDMRPSTSRVSKFICLCQKPSQYYARNAPDSSYCCAIDHIDDQKIGCCNELSSEVHNLLRPSQRVSYMILCDEHKKRLQSHNCCAGCGIFCTQGKFVLCKQQHFFHPDCAQRFILSTSYEKELGDEEDQGVKFSSPVLVLKCPHCGLDTPERTSTVTMKCQSLPVFLRTQKYKIKPARLTTSSHLTQFGTVENANTPGATARNKGGLSTAVTLSAASSPASKTNGAQRGRAGTSNSNSRHALNSINFAQLIPESVMNVVLRGHVVSASGRVTAEFTPRDMYYAVQNDDLERVAEILAADFNVLTPIREYLNGTCLHLVAHSGTLQMAYLLLCKGASSPDFVNIVDYELRTALMCAVMNEKCDMLNLFLQCGADVAIKGPDGKTSLHIAAQLGNLEATQLIVDSYRTSRNITSFLSFIDAQDEGGWTAMVWAAELGHTDIVRLASLPQAVFLKLINIFLFISFLLNQDADPNICDNDNNTVLHWSTLHNDGLDTITVLLQSGADCNVQNVEGDTPLHIACRHSVTRMCIALIANGADLMIKNKAEQLPFDCIPNEESECGRTVGFNMQMRSFRPLGLRTFVVCADASNGREARPIQVVRNELAMSENEDEADSLMWPDFRYVTQCIIQQNSVQIDRRVSQMRICSCLDSCSSDRCQCNGASSQNWYTAESRLNADFNYEDPAVIFECNDVCGCNQLSCKNRVVQNGTRTPLQIVECEDQAKGWGVRALANVPKGTFVGSYTGEILTAMEADRRTDDSYYFDLDNGHCIDANYYGNVTRFFNHSCEPNVLPVRVFYEHQDYRFPKIAFFSCRDIDAGEEICFDYGEKFWRVEHRSCVGCRCLTTTCKYASQSSSTNASPTNATTAPENETGTLSSTNTEKIGHA
- the G9a gene encoding G9a, isoform A, whose protein sequence is MTDFVELMNSMSSTFNSDCATSTAEGGTLLNLNLAEDKTLKWRNLANNQFASKEKKHKDKEEEERKEARNQEEIEDIKALLADVVDAAAVKLEEEEAQNAEKVEPHTKCEIEEEGRKEMEYDQDVAKQDSEMEKKQNGKATSITVKMESNERAEKHATEIATTSTERWENESFKTEQQNKKAAEKEEEPILAATQKLEANAEPLTTTRIEVAVASPLVVSSASVKLAADATNQMRAATSAGAATLADKNVQVSPGGTRRSRRTPRPIDTPTSVTDEHVQVENKKFGKSEQYTDCSSHLERFTLDDNTAIVRLQLKSEPDKPSLTALSPEENSAPAPKRGRGRARKIRPDAEVETSEVILPCEDSLGEKKPGRKRKLPDEPIDQQQLSDLVVVKTEQEELGDAPLGDVKRMRRSVRLGNRLHADGSPWEEVKTEALHPQPSAELSFAEVTSEILPLAVLDEKTPPKKRGRKAKTPCVKLESETSCGLPFANGNKKTNSSGGCELQLPKRSKRRIKPTPKILENDELRCEFETKHIERMTQWESAAAVDGDFETPTTGGNGSNSSTSRQKSDKSDGSNFEGGPGHPAGTSAIKKRLFSKSQRDIENYGAAMLAKSKLPPCPDVEQFLNDIKASRINANRSPEERKLNKKQQRKLAKQKEKHLKHLGLQKNHRDEPSDNDSSNTDNEFFPTTRVQVGKPSVTLRVRNSVTKELPTTATLKSRRNPVVQAAKLTRRIGARAAGEVTEAARASVPISTPDAEQLHSLDTSIQADVTPIRDLDMRPSTSRVSKFICLCQKPSQYYARNAPDSSYCCAIDHIDDQKIGCCNELSSEVHNLLRPSQRVSYMILCDEHKKRLQSHNCCAGCGIFCTQGKFVLCKQQHFFHPDCAQRFILSTSYEKELGDEEDQGVKFSSPVLVLKCPHCGLDTPERTSTVTMKCQSLPVFLRTQKYKIKPARLTTSSHLTQFGTVENANTPGATARNKGGLSTAVTLSAASSPASKTNGAQRGRAGTSNSNSRHALNSINFAQLIPESVMNVVLRGHVVSASGRVTAEFTPRDMYYAVQNDDLERVAEILAADFNVLTPIREYLNGTCLHLVAHSGTLQMAYLLLCKGASSPDFVNIVDYELRTALMCAVMNEKCDMLNLFLQCGADVAIKGPDGKTSLHIAAQLGNLEATQLIVDSYRTSRNITSFLSFIDAQDEGGWTAMVWAAELGHTDIVSFLLNQDADPNICDNDNNTVLHWSTLHNDGLDTITVLLQSGADCNVQNVEGDTPLHIACRHSVTRMCIALIANGADLMIKNKAEQLPFDCIPNEESECGRTVGFNMQMRSFRPLGLRTFVVCADASNGREARPIQVVRNELAMSENEDEADSLMWPDFRYVTQCIIQQNSVQIDRRVSQMRICSCLDSCSSDRCQCNGASSQNWYTAESRLNADFNYEDPAVIFECNDVCGCNQLSCKNRVVQNGTRTPLQIVECEDQAKGWGVRALANVPKGTFVGSYTGEILTAMEADRRTDDSYYFDLDNGHCIDANYYGNVTRFFNHSCEPNVLPVRVFYEHQDYRFPKIAFFSCRDIDAGEEICFDYGEKFWRVEHRSCVGCRCLTTTCKYASQSSSTNASPTNATTAPENETGTLSSTNTEKIGHA
- the CG42376 gene encoding uncharacterized protein, isoform B codes for the protein MSFPDKAERKKCWNNRDEYWKCLEEHAPKHSSTSGEKVPTPCQSLRKSFEQSCPGQWVKHFDRKRTYDQFKEKMAQGYDPLEDRTKAEKQAN